The following proteins are encoded in a genomic region of Comamonas resistens:
- a CDS encoding SDR family oxidoreductase: MDTNHEYQNKVVLVTGGTKGIGKGIAQAFLAAGATVVVCGRQQPDDLPMHGGRSAGFIACDVREAQAVQALVDEVHARHGRLDVLVNNAGGAPAADAATVSPRFHESVLRLNLFSTLHASQAANAVMQRQPGGGVIVCIGSVSALRPSPGTAAYGAAKAAVLNLVGSLAVEWAPKVRVVAVSPGLVRTEQSHLHFGDGDGLAAVAQTIPAGRLAEPEDIAQACLYVASPRASYMSGTNLLLHGGGERPAFLGASNAEPGAGHVAA, translated from the coding sequence TGGTCACGGGCGGCACCAAGGGAATCGGCAAGGGCATTGCGCAGGCGTTTCTTGCGGCGGGGGCCACGGTGGTGGTCTGCGGTCGCCAGCAGCCCGACGACCTGCCAATGCATGGCGGGCGCAGCGCCGGCTTCATCGCCTGCGATGTGCGCGAGGCCCAGGCCGTCCAGGCCCTGGTGGACGAGGTGCATGCGCGCCACGGCCGGCTCGATGTGCTGGTCAACAACGCCGGCGGCGCACCGGCGGCGGACGCGGCCACGGTCTCGCCGCGCTTTCACGAAAGCGTGCTGCGGCTGAACCTGTTTTCCACGCTGCATGCCTCGCAGGCAGCCAACGCCGTCATGCAGCGGCAGCCGGGCGGCGGCGTCATCGTCTGCATAGGCAGCGTCAGCGCGCTGCGTCCCTCGCCGGGCACGGCGGCCTATGGCGCGGCCAAGGCGGCGGTGCTCAACCTGGTCGGCTCGCTGGCCGTGGAGTGGGCGCCCAAGGTGCGTGTGGTGGCCGTGAGCCCCGGCCTGGTGCGCACCGAGCAGTCCCACCTGCACTTTGGCGATGGCGACGGCCTGGCCGCCGTGGCGCAAACCATTCCGGCTGGCCGCCTGGCCGAGCCTGAGGACATTGCCCAGGCTTGCCTGTACGTGGCCTCTCCCCGCGCCTCGTACATGAGCGGCACCAACCTGCTGCTGCACGGCGGCGGCGAGCGCCCGGCTTTCCTGGGGGCCTCGAACGCGGAGCCAGGCGCCGGGCATGTGGCGGCTTAG